One region of Calditrichota bacterium genomic DNA includes:
- a CDS encoding NADH-quinone oxidoreductase subunit C, translating into MTARELIVQMTSRFGPRIKAADNPVPDMVIFTVDRDATVEVARHIFHERNGRFVITAGTDYRDANGGYLVDHVFSLAADHLFVTVRTPLPEEDLWIESITGSANIPAANWAEREVQDLLGVRLRNHPDPRRLVLADDWPEGLHPLRRDFPWNENPPEAKAAPPLKEPPPGATVVPIGPFFPVLEEPSYWRIFVEGERVVGGDYRGFYNHRGVEKIADSQLNYNQVPFLAERICGI; encoded by the coding sequence GACAACCCGGTGCCGGACATGGTGATCTTTACCGTGGACCGCGACGCCACCGTGGAGGTGGCGCGACACATTTTCCACGAGCGCAACGGGCGCTTCGTGATCACCGCCGGCACCGACTACCGCGACGCCAATGGTGGTTACTTGGTGGACCACGTCTTCTCCCTGGCGGCTGACCACCTGTTCGTCACGGTGCGCACGCCGTTGCCTGAGGAGGATCTGTGGATTGAGTCCATCACCGGGAGCGCAAACATCCCGGCTGCCAACTGGGCCGAGCGGGAGGTTCAAGACCTGCTTGGTGTGCGTCTGCGCAACCACCCAGACCCGCGTCGCCTGGTGTTGGCCGACGACTGGCCGGAGGGACTGCATCCCCTGCGCCGCGATTTTCCGTGGAACGAGAATCCGCCTGAGGCTAAGGCGGCGCCACCTCTGAAGGAACCCCCACCAGGGGCCACCGTGGTGCCCATCGGCCCGTTCTTCCCGGTCCTGGAAGAGCCGTCCTACTGGCGGATCTTTGTGGAAGGAGAGCGGGTGGTCGGTGGCGACTATCGCGGTTTCTACAACCATCGCGGCGTCGAAAAAATTGCCGACAGTCAGCTCAACTACAACCAGGTGCCGTTCCTCGCCGAACGGATTTGCGGGATATGA